TGCTCTTATTTATTCACAATCATTTTAGGGTAAGTAAATCAAAATAATCAATCTTATTTATCGTATATGATATATAATTAAATTTAAATGATACTATAATAGATATGTAATATATTTTTAATATGTATATTTATTAAATGAGGTTTGTACTTATATGATTTTATGATTATTTTCATATTTGTATAACAAAATTTTACACCAACATTTTTTTTAATGTGGAATGTTTAGTGGTTTCAATAATTTATAATCATTTAAAAAAACAATGAAGATTTCAAAATTAAAATATTAACTTTTCAATATATGTTCAACGCAGATGTCAAAATATAAGTATGTACTTTTATATGATGTGTAGTTTAATTTAAACGATATGAAATATGTACCTATATATATTAACATAAACACCTTTTAAAATAAAATTATTTATTCATATGATTTTATTATCGTTGTATTTTATTATAGAAATAATATTTAAACCTTTAATCACAAAAGTTTATGTGAGACTTTTAAAAGTTTTAGTAATTTATACTCTTTTTGAAAAATTCAAAATACAACATATACAAAAAATCTAAATTTTTATTATATGATTAATGTAATTGTGTAATTTATTTTAATAATTAAACAAAAATGATAGAAAGTATACAGATTGTTAGAAAATCTTTATTATTTAAAATCGTTAATTTCATATATATCTTAATCACATTAGATAATTTCAAATCTTTATTATTTAAAATCATTAATTTCATATATATCTTAATCACATTAGATAATTTCGTAGGTTTTATTTAAGGAAAAAATATATAATAATTTCAATTTGATAAATGAATAGTCCATAATGGACATACTATATAATATAACATTCTCTATTAATTTAATTTTGGACTAACGAAATTTTAATTGATTCAGCAAAATTAACATTCCAATTACGTGAAAATTCAGCATGACGCTTTTTTAATTAGTACAAACTACGGGTTATAACTTATAAATGTTTCTCTATGAGATATTTTAGAGAGTTTAATTTTATTCAACTGTTAAAAAAATCGTGAATTTTTATTATAGCCTAATATTTTCATTTAAAATTATCAAACAAAAATGTAGACGGGTACAAAATGTATATTTATTTTATTGTATTGGAAAATGTGGATCTGAGTAAGAAGAATAAATAATTAGAACAAATTTTTACAAAACTAAATCTGAAACCCTCAAGGTAAGCCAGAGGGGCTAGCCAACAAACTGTCGGAGAACTCTGTCATGTCTTTTAGGAACTCCAGTTGTTACACGTTGATTTGATGAGTTGAGTCTTGTCTTCTTCGCCACTGTTCCTGGCTTTGTGTTATAACAACCCCTCTCCTCCCCTCACCTTCCGAGAACTAAAAAACAGACCAAACGTCTCAAACCCGCATAACATTTGATTCTTAACCTTCCAGAGATCTATAGAGAGAGAGATGGGAGCAGCGTCCATGGAGAGAGAAAATGGTGCTGTAGCGGCGGCGGCGGCGGCGACGACGGAGATGTTATCTCCTCCTCGGGTGAATTCGCCGCGTCAAGCATTGGTTGAGAGATTGAAAGATTATGGACAAGAAGATGTTTTCGCTCTTTTGGATGAGCTCTCACCAGACGAGCGAGATTTCCTTGTCAGAGATATCGAGGTGTCTTCTCCTTTAGATTCACTCTCAGATTCAAGATTATCAGTTATGCTATTTTTTAACTGGTTCTTGATTTTGGCTAATTTCCAGAACTTGGATCTTCCAAGAATAGATCGGATCATCAGATGCTCACTTCACTCTCAAGGTAGGTTTCCGTCAAAATGTCATTCAAGTCTCTAAGTTACATGCATTGCCTTTTCATCAGTTTCTTGTTGGTTATTAGGTTTGCCTGTGGCGGCGATCGAGCCAGTGCCCGAGAACTGGGTCGCTACGGTAGATAGAAGAACAATGGAAGACAGAGAGAAATGGTGGAAGATGGGATTAAAGACTATCTATGAAGGCAAATTAGGAGTTGTGCTTTTGTCTGGTGGACAGGTATATTAATTACTTTTGTCTTTAATCTTCAGTGTTAAATTGATGCTAATTAACCAATTTTATAATCAAGTAGCTAATGATAGTGCCTAAATGATTCTCTTCTTGATGGGTTTTCGAATAGTGCTTACCTACCTAAAACTAAAAGGGATTAGTAGATGATACGGTTTTAATGCGATCTTTGCTTTATAATAATTGCTATAATCTGAAACGGAGAAGGGTTATTATAGTGGCAATCATATGATTATTTAGAAACAAATCAGTGTCGGTGGGTCTTCTTAATTTTATTTTGGGTAAGTTGAGTTAATGGCGATTTCTAGGAGGAATATAAGAAATTGAAAAAGGATCATGAGTGATCCTTGTGATCTGAAAAGATGCTTTTTATAGGATTCCGTAACTTTAATATAATACCTTAAGTAAGTTGCTGTGTTCCGTGTGATGCAAGGAAGGTCATAAAAATTCGGATTTAAAACATTTGAGTTGCTTGGAAATTACTTCATTACATAACTTGAGAAGATGTTTATTCTTTGTACTCTTCTCTCTCGTACCGTACAAACGAAAATGAATGATGTTGAAAGGAAAGAATACTAGCTTTTAGTAGATTCCAGCTAACTTTTGTTGGCCACATTGTAGTACATTTGTCAAGAGATCTGCTAATGAAAAGGATTTGATTATGACACTAATGACAGGGAACAAGGCTTGGAATTTCAGATCCCAAAGGATGTTTCAGTGAGTACTTTCTCATTTTCTTTCTGCTTTTCTTCTCCCTAATCTTCTTTACAGTAACATTGCTTGGAAAATACAGAGCAATAGAAATAATTTTCTTCCTTAGAATGCACCTCTTAGGATATTATGCTTTAGATTAATAAGAGTACTTCTGATATATTTTGTCATGCTCTGAGTAGGGCTCAGGTTACTTAACATGGTACTTAAATTGACTTAAAATTCCATCTCAGACATTGGACTACCGTCAGGGAAGTCGCTCTTTCAGATTCAAGCAGAGAGAATCTTGTGTGTCCAAAGACTTGCTGCTCAAGTAGTGAGTGAAGGTGGTGAGACTCATGCCTTCCTCTTCTACATTCCAATGTATTTTGTATCATTTTACCATATTTTGACACTCCTTTTTCTAAAATAATAGTCTATCTTCAGGTCCAACTCGGCCAGTAACAATACACTGGTATATTATGACTAGTCCATTTACTGATGAGGCGACACGAAAGTATTTCTCAAGTCACAAGTACTTTGGCCTTGAACCAGATCAAGTACGATGCTTCTTAGTTGTTAGACAGACATGTTCCTTCACACTGTTCCCTTCTGTGTCTGACCAAAAGTGTTGATCACTTTACTACAGATTAGTTTCTTCCAACAAGGTACGTTGCCTTGCATTTCAAAGGATGGGAAGTTTATCATGGAGACACCTTTCAGTGTATGTACCATATTATAACTAGTCCAGTCTCTTTAAGTTTTATCTTTGGTTAGTAACTTAAGTCTTTATGAGTTGATTTACGTATTATCAGCTAGCTAAAGCTCCAGATGGTAACGGGGGAGTCTATGCTGGTAAACTTGATTATGATCGTTTACTATAATACAGTTTCTTCGTTTTGCTGAATCTAATCCGAGATTTTACAGCTCTTAAGTCTTCAAGGTTATTAGAGGATATGGCTTCTAGGGGAATCAAATATGTAGACTGCTATGGCGTCGACAATGTTTTGGTTAGTTTTCTTGTATAATCTTCTTGAGTCCTCATATATTTGCTTAACTCGGATATAATGGTGAAACTTGGAAAGCAGGTTCGAGTAGCTGATCCTACTTTCCTAGGATACTTTATCGACAAAGGTGCTGCTTCTGCTGCAAAAGTTGTGCGGAAGGTATCTAAGATCACACATTTTATGTGGTCAATAATCTTTCTAGATGATGCAAATGTTGCGTGTATGATAATAACAGGCATACCCTCAAGAACAGGTTGGAGTATTTGTTAGAAGAGGAAAAGGTGGACCGTTGACTGTAGTTGAGTACAGTGAGCTAGATCAGCCAATGGCTTCTGCTATTAATCAACGAACAGGACGTCTTCAATATTGCTGGAGTAACGTAAACACCATCTTTCTTCACAACTCAGCCCAAATTGCAAAAAGCTTATATATGAAAAAACGTTTTTGATTCACATCTTTGTCACCAGGTGTGCTTAAACATGTTCACGTTAGACTTTCTAAATCAAGTAGCGACCGGCCTAGAAAAAGACGGCGTGTAAGCTCCACAAACTCAACATATCAGAATGTTATGTGTGTGTTAAATTTGTTTTAACAAAAAAAAAAGTGTGTTAAATTTGTTTTTTTTTTCGGGCAGCTACCATTTGGCAGAGAAGAAGATACCGTCTATGAATGGATACACAATGGGACTGAAACTAGAACAATTCATTTTCGATTCGTTTCCTTATGCTCCTTCAACCGCACTCTTTGAGGTAAACTATTATCTTTTCATTTACACAAAAGATATAAAAAATATAAAAAACTTAGATTGAGCAGTTAATGTGTGTAGGTGTTAAGAGAAGAAGAGTTTGCACCAGTGAAGAATGCAAATGGGTCGAACTTTGACACACCGGAAAGTGCGAGGCTTTCGGTACTAAGACTACACACACGTTGGGTCATAGCAGCTGGTGGATTTCTTACACATTCTGTGCCTTTATATGCAACTGGTAAAACTCCAAAAAAAGACATAATTCTTTTTCGACAAGTTTTGTAACTTGTATATATTTTGAAATTTTTTGGTAACCAATAAACTAGGTGTTGAGGTTTCACCGTTGTGCTCGTACGCGGGAGAAAATCTTGAAGCTATTTGTCGTGGAAGAACGTTTCATGCACCTTGTGAAATATCCCTCTAACGATTTTTATTTTCTTTTGGTATTGAAATGTCTTCTTTTGCTTTTTGTCTTCTTTCGGCTGTGGTTTATATATAAACTTAAATCTCCCCATGGGAGAGAGTGGTCTTGGTGTTTTGGTATCCATTGTAACATATCTAATAAAAAGTTGTTGGTTTCTTAAACTTTTGGGGTATAGACAGATAGCTTACAGAGTTTGGTTCCATGTTTGTTTTATAGAAGTCAAAGTTTCAATTAAAGTCTCCAACACAACCACATGGTCATTAGAAAATTCCAAAGAACGATGCAATCATACAAGATATGGAGGAAAGTGTGTGAATTTTACTTTGTGTTTACATGAGGTTTTTTCTTTTAAGTTACAATTACAATTTTTAGATAGGAAAACAAAAAGAGATCAGTTCTCATGAATGTTTTTGCAATGTCGAACATTAAACGTTTCATTCCTTATTTTGTATGACGCCTACAGGTGAAAGTGAGATGTATAAAGAAGATATTTCATATGATATGCTAGAGATTGTATATTCTCTGTAATTATAGCTTTCCTTATCAGTCTGCTTCCAATGTTGTATATAAACCTATTCTCTATGTTAATAAAATCACGCTTCACGTTCTTTATGGTATCAGAGCGCAGAGCAATATATTCTCCACCGTTATCTGAATATAGAGTCGCTATCTTTTGCTGAAAATGATTCTCAACTAACGGTTTGAACGCCATGAATACCTCTTTGACTTGTGACTTCTTCTGCAAGGAATACAGCCAAGTGTATCGGCTGTAATGATCGACGAAGAGAACATAATATTTGTTGTTATCAACTGAAGTTATTGGTGATGTCCAGACGTCAGAGAAGATATATTGCAGAGGTAGCGTTGAACGGATACTGCTTGTTTGGAAAGGAATTTTATGACTCTTATTGATGTGGCAATCAGAACAAACAACTGGTTTTTGAATAATCGAAGAAGAAGCAACAGGCAAAGAATTTTTAGAAATAATAGATTGCATAACTGGAGGAGAAGGATGTCCCAATCTTGAGTGCCAGGAAGCCATTGACGTCTTGATTCGGTAAGAGGACGAGAAGGCATGTGCTTGACTTGCACTCATAGGCCATTCATAAAGTTCATTCTTGGTTCGGCCTTGAAGAAGAGGCGCCCCCGTGCTGAGATCCTTCACCTGAAAATGGGCCGGGAAAAATTCAACAGAAACTTGATTAGTATTACATAAGTGATATACTGAAATCAAGTTCTTGTGAATATCAGGAACACATAATATCTTGTCTAGAGCTAGATTACGAGATGGAGAAGATAAAAGAGTTGAACCAGTGTGAGTTATCGCAAGAGGAGAGCCATCACTGATTAAAACATCATCACCACCTTGATAAGGCTGATGCAGCAAGAGATTATTGAGATCATTGGTCATGTGATGGGTAGCGCCACTGTCAAAGAGCCAATTGTTGGCTGAGTAGGGTGAAACCGTTGCTGCGTTAGCTCTTGGTTGCCAAGGCATGGTTGAAGCATTCGGAAAAGACTGAGGAGAACTCTGCTGCAGGCTCTGAAGTTGAGGACACCGACGCGCACTGTGACCTTGCACGTTGCAGAACTGGCATTTACCAAGATAGGGCCTTGGTTGCCGTTGGCCAGAACGGTTGTACTGCTTCTGAGTGTTGTCACTCCAGTTGTTCTGTTGACGTTGAGATTGACGTTGATTGTTGTTATTAAAACGAGAGGAATTGCTATTGTTGTTGTAAGCAACGTTAGCAGTGACCGGAAGGTGCGGCGCAGGAGTAGCAATAAGGAGCTTGATCTCATGATTTAAGAGACGCTCGTGAAGCTCAGTAAGACAAGGTGGCGTGTCTCTTCCCTCAACCTGATCCACTATCGGTTTGTACTCATCTGGAAGCCCTTCAAGAATAAACTCGATTTGATCTTCAAGTTCAAGAGGCTTGCCAAGAATCGCCAGTTGTTCAATGCGCATAGTGAAGCCCTGAAAGTACTCATCAATGGAACGTGTACCTTTAGTCCAAAGCTTCATTTGATTCCGAAGTTGCTTGTTGTGCGCTCTTATCTACAAGAACATGGCATCTCTCATCTTACCTCTCCGCCTCACACCCCGGAACATAATGGTTTGTCAGAACGAAAGCACCGTCATGTCGTTGAAACTGGATTGTCTCTGATGTCTGCGGCTTCTGTCCCAAAGAAGTATTGGTCCTATGCGTTTGCTGTTGCGGTCTACTTGATAAACCGTCTTCCTACTGCTGTGTTATCTGATCAGTCTCCATATCAAAAGCTTCATAATGTGCTTCCCAATTATGAGAAGTTGAGAATCTTTGGTTGTTGCTGTTATCCATGGTTGAGGCCATATACAGCACACAAGCTGCAGGACAGATCGAAAGCATGTGTGTTTATGGGATACTCTCTGACTCAGAGTGCGTATCTCTGTCTTGATGTCTCTGCTGGTCGCATGTATACTTCCCGTCATGTCCAATTTGATGAGGCTACATTCCCGTTCAAAACAGATTCTCTGCTTTCTGTACCACCAACACAACAACGTGGTGAAGAGAAGGCTTCTTCTACTCCTGTCATGGTCACAAAAGTTCATCTGGTTCCGTCTTCACAGCCCCCGAGCTCAGATCCTCACCCTACTGTCTCGTTCTCATCATCAGCGACTCCAACTCCAGCATCATCTTAATCACCAGTCGACTTTGCATCTCAGGTATTGCCTTCTATAAACTCTAACTCTACTACTCATGCTACTACGTCTTCTTCCCCTCTCTCAGACCCTACTGGTCAAACTAATATCCCAAATCACCCGAACAACCCTGACCAGCCTACCCTCACCACACAAAGGCCCACTGGCTCAACCATTCTCCCGAATCAACAAACCACTATAACAGAAACCACCTCCACCTCCCAAAGACCCACTGGTCCAACTACAGTCCCCACTGTCACTGCTACTACTCCAGTGCAACAACCACCGCAAAACACCCATCAAATGAGAACTAGAGCTAAAAATCAGATCTCAAAACCAACTAAAAAGTTCAGCCTCACTGCCGCTCTTGACCACATCATTGAACCAGAACCTGCAACTTTTCGACAAGCTATGAAAGATACACTATGGCGTGAATCAATGTCTGAGGAGATCACTGGTCAAATCGAAAAAGATACATGGGAGTTAGTACCGGCCTCACCTACACAGAAGGTGATTGGATGTCAGTGGATTTACAAGAACAAGTTACTACCTAATGGCAAGCTTGGTAAACGAAAGTCCCGTCTGGTTGCTAAAGGAAATCATCAACAGTATGGTCTAGACTACAAAGAAACATTCAGCCCTGTGGTCAAAGCTGTTACCATTCGCCTTGTACTTGGATATGCGGTCAGTAATTATTGGCATGTACGGCAACTTGATGTCAATCAAGCCTTCTTACAAGGAACTCTAAATGAAGAAGTGTTCATGGACCAGCTTCCTGGATTTATTGATGCAGATCGTCCGACTCATGTATGTAGACTCAAGAAAGTGATATATGGTTTAAAGCAAGCCCCCCGAGCTTGGTATTTGGAACTCAAGAACTTTCTCATCCTCTGTGGTTTCACCAACAGTTATGCTGATGCCTCGCTTTTTTTTCACAGTCGCAACAATCTTCTTGTCTATGTACTCGTCTATGTAGACGATATCTTGGTCACAGGTAACAACAATGATGCTGTTTCACGTGTGATTGCTGCCTTAGGTGAACGTTTTTCTCTCAAAGATCAAGGAGATGTCAATTACTTCCTTGGCATTGAAGTCACAAGAACAAGTCACGGCTTACACCTCATGCAGCGGAAGTACATTCTCGATCTTCTTGTCAAAACAAATATGTTCGAAGCCAAGCCAGTCGCCACTCCTATGCAAACGACTCCGAAGCTGTCGTTACAGTCAGGCAATCCAATTACGAACGTCACAGAATATAGAATGGTGGTCGGAAGCTTACAATACTTGGCTTTCACTCGTCCTGATATCTCCTTCGCAGTTAATAGGCTCTCTCAGTTCATGCATAAACCTACAGACGAGCATTGGCAAGCAGCCAAGAGAGTTCTACGATATTTAGCAGGCACTGCTACACATGGTGTTCTCCTTCGCTCCAGTAATACGTTGAACTTACATGCTTTCTCGGATGCAGATTGGGCCGGTGATGTTGATGACTACGTCTCAACCAATGCATACATCATCTACATGGGTCACCAGCCTATCTCCTGGTCTACAAAGAAACAAACGGGTGTGGCTCGTTCTTCAACGGAGGCTGAATATAGAGCCATTGCGAATGCAACTTCAGAGGTTAGGTGGATCTGTAATATCCTCACCGAACTTAATATCACCATACCTCGAGCTCCTGTGATCTATTGTGATAACATTGGGGCAACTTACTTGAGTGCAAATCCAGTATTTCACTCTCGTATGAAACATCTTGCGTTGGACTATCACTACATTCGTGGACAGGTGCAATCAGGTTCCTTGCGCGTCACTCATATTTCCTCTAAAGATCAATTAGCTGACGCTTTAACAAAGCCTCTTCCTCGCCTCAGCTTCAACATGGCGTGTTCCAAGAATGGAGTTCGACCTCGCCCTCCATCTTGCGGGGGCGTATAAAGAAGATATTTCATATGATATGCTAGAGATTGTATATTCTCTGTAATTATAGCTTTCCTTATCAGTCTGCTTCCAATGTTGTATATAAACCTATTCTCTATGTTAATAAGATCACGTTTCACGTTCTTTAAGATGTACATATGTGATATGTCCAAATTGGCATGTCCAAATCCAAATAGGTATGGCCCATTCCTCAGAAGTTTTTATGGGATCCTTGTCTACCAAAGTATACAAAAAAATCAGCCAACGATCACTCAAATAATTAGTGGACGATGAATTGATGATAGATGCTTAGATTTTTTTTCCTTTTTCTTTTATCTTCCATCCACTCATCCAATTTATTTAGTTATTCACTATAACAATTATGACTTTGGACTCTTTTTTTGTTTAGACATTAATGATTTGTTTGTAAATCGATTTTTTGTCTAACTTCCTAACATACTTGGGCCTCTAACTGACTAACCGATTCATCTCGCCTTTTGTTCCGAACAAAATTGGACTAGTCCGTTCGAGCTCTTATATGGACATGTCCATGACCAGTCTACTATGTTTTGAACGCAGTTACGCAGATCACTCATGTACACTCCGCCATCCATGTGAGATCTCTGATGAAAGTTTACATAAAGAATGCTGCTAAAGATATTTAATAAAAAATACACATTACGTACAGTGCGAAAAACAAACATACTAAGACATGGGGACTATTTTGCTTTGCTTTTCAATCTTGTTTATTTAAGTTAACCACGTGCTAACGGTCGGGTGGTAAACATGGCATTCCAGCGTCGCTAAGCGAGCTGAGCTCGAATCCGACTATACTCAGATATCCCTAACACGTGGTCACCGGTGATTTAACATTCTCTCGCCAGGAAACGGTTTACCGTTTTTTTTTTGTTTTTTTAAGTTCAACCTAATTATTACTAGTAAGAATTTGAAAGCATAGATCTTTATATTTGTTTTCCCTTATTTGACTATTTTCTTTAGCCTTTCAACAACATATATAAAAACTGCATTAACCCCTCCTTTTGTGCTTTCTAGGAGGCCTCCATCCCACACTTCTCCGGCAATTCATCGGCTGTCGAAAACTTCTTTCCCGGTTTCCATTGCAAAAAAATATCGTCCAATCTTCAAGAAATTGTCTCAAATCCTTGACCTTGTTACTCTGTCCAATGCAACAATTCCCATGCAGTACGCTGACTTTGGTAATATCCCAGTTTGGTTGGCAGAAACTACCAACATCGACTGTATCTATAAACCTCATGTCGAGCCCGATTTTGTTAATGTATTGATCGCTTCTGATATAGTTAAGCACGTCTTGATCGTGTTTGCCAGGGAACCTTAGTCTGGACTTATACCAATATTTGTATAACTTGATTGTTCTGTGATTCGCCGTGACGAATTTGAATCCGCCATTGACTTCATTGTGCTGCCTGTCGCTGAAATTTCCGTTGAAAAATAGATTGCAAGCGGCCTGAAAATCGACATCCGCAACTAATCGAGGAAATGGATCACGGAGCCAAATTGTATCCATGTCCTATATCATAACAAACATTTGGAAAACTATGTTAAAATTTTCAAAAGTAATTCAGCTTGAAGATAAATTGTTAGAGCGATCAAGTTGAATCCAATTAAACCAAAGTAAAATTCTTTAAATCAAACCCAAACCTGCTTTGTGTTTTGTGCAATATTTATTTATATTTTAAAATTATCTATCATACGCGTTGACATATTATTATTTTTTTCTCATCCAAAACCATGCGGATATGTTAACAAACCTACTCAAATCTGAAACTTATAATTCATAGATTTTCAAACTGACTTTATCAAACAGAATAATCAAACTTAATTAACAGAAAGTCCACCTCTAAATTAAAGATGCAAGCTTAATTAGAGAGGTACCGTGAAGAGGAAGTTATATCCAAGCTTAAGCAAAGAACCCAAGAACTTGATTCGACGCCACATCATCTTGACATAATCTCCTACCATGTACCGGTTCTCGCCGGAGAAATCAACTCCGGCAGTCCTTAGCAAGATGCAACGGCGAGGCAAGACATCCAAGCACCGTGAGTAGGCTTTATCGTCCAAACACATCACCACGATGTGGGGGAGTAGCTTACTAGTCCCATTGCCTATTCGAAAGCTCTCAAGAAACACATCGAACGTCGAATTTGGCTCCGCCCAGGCCTGGTTCATCAATGTCATTATTACCGTCTTCTTGTCCTTCATCGATGCTTCCTTCAAAATTCCCTCCAAATTTATCATATCTTCTGACTCAATCTATCAACCAAATAAAACAAATATATTGTAATAGATATGGTTTGTTGAACTACTAACTTATATCATATATATATATATATGCTCTTATTATTTTCTGATGACGGGTTAAAATGCTAAATTATCATTTCAATTGAATAGTAAATTTCTAACTTTATGTATTGTAGACTACCTACCCTTAGGATAAATCTTATATTATGTATATGGCCCGTGATTAAAAGGAAAAATGAGATATAATACTCAAGTATTCATATAGTATGATTTACATAGCTGAATAGATTACTAACGCTATCAATGTTGTTAATTTCTTGTTTCTCTGCCACCACTGGCGCCACAGACGCAGGAAAGTTTGGAACAAGTGATGCCGAATGGTAGACAACTACATACAGCAGAACTGTCAAAAGCAGTAGAGAAACAGCCCATTTAAACTCCCTCCACTTTGCTTGAGGTTGCCACAGCATCTCTTTTACCTGCTGTAAATTTAGACTGTTGATGGTGACGTTAAAGCTGGCCATCATTAATGTGAGAATAAACAGAATAACAGATTAGATGAACAGAAAAAAAAATACAGAAATTTAATGTGGTTCACTAATTGGCTATTTCCACGGGAAAAAAGAATACTTTGGAATTACAAGGGCAAAAAGAATACTTTGGAATTAAAAAGATCTGTCTACAAGAAAGATCTGTCTACAAGAAGAACATACCTGATTTTCTCAATATTATGGCTGCTACATAGATTTAGGAGAGAGGCAATATATATATATATATATATTGTGTTTTCTTGTGTCTTAGAAACCCTAGCATTAATGGGCCCCCAAAATATTAAGGCCCAATAGATTCAAAACATTATTAAACACATCTATACTAATAAAATGAACATTTTGAGGTTTCATGAAGCGTCCACATCACCGAAAAAACTTCTCAAGATACCATGTGGCGTTATTATAAAACAAAAAACAAAAAATTAATAATAAATAAATATACAATATAAAAAATAGAAATATTACATTAAGCATCTAACATGATATTATCATTTGATATAAAAGCAAACAAATTAGAATAAGTAAATATTCAATATAAGAAAAATAATAAATATATAATATAAGAAATAGAAAAACTAAACTAAACATCTATCTGAAAATATATAGTAAAATCATAATAAGTAAATATAAAATATAAGAAATAAAATATTCTATTAAACATCAATTATAATTTAAGAATAAGTAAATATAAAATATAAGAAAAATAAATATACAATATAAGAAATACAAAAAAATTACATTAAACATCTATCTGAAATATGTATAAAAATAAATAACAAGTAAATATAAAATATAAGATATATAAATATTTCATTAAACATCTATTGTAATATTAAAATTTGATATAAAAGCAAAACAATCAGAATAAGTAATTATACAATATAAGAAAAAATAAATAATAAGTAAATATACAATATAAGAAGTGGAAAAACTACATTAAACATCTATCTGAAAAATGTACAAGTTTACATTTTATTATTTCCAAATATTTTTAAATGTAAATATAAATAAGAAAATAAGCATACAATATAAGAAATAAAAATATTGCACTAAACACCTATCATAATATTATTATTTGATATAATATCAAGAAAGGTAAAATAAGTAAATATATAATATAAGTAAAAAATAAACAATAAGTAAATATACAATGAAAAAATGAAAAAAACTAAATTAAACATCTCTCTAAGAAATCTATACTAATAAAAAGGACTTTTTGAGGCTCCATAGAGCGTTCACATCAGCGAAAAAAACTTCTCCCAGAAGATGTCACATGGCATTACAATATAAGAAAAAATAAATACTAAGTCTATATACAATATAAGAAAAATAGATAATAAGTAAATATACAATATAAGAAATATAAATATTACATTTAACATCTATCGTAATACTACCATTTAATATAAAAACAA
This genomic interval from Brassica oleracea var. oleracea cultivar TO1000 chromosome C2, BOL, whole genome shotgun sequence contains the following:
- the LOC106326146 gene encoding uncharacterized protein At4g15970-like; its protein translation is MLWQPQAKWREFKWAVSLLLLTVLLYVVVYHSASLVPNFPASVAPVVAEKQEINNIDSIESEDMINLEGILKEASMKDKKTVIMTLMNQAWAEPNSTFDVFLESFRIGNGTSKLLPHIVVMCLDDKAYSRCLDVLPRRCILLRTAGVDFSGENRYMVGDYVKMMWRRIKFLGSLLKLGYNFLFTDMDTIWLRDPFPRLVADVDFQAACNLFFNGNFSDRQHNEVNGGFKFVTANHRTIKLYKYWYKSRLRFPGKHDQDVLNYIRSDQYINKIGLDMRFIDTVDVGSFCQPNWDITKVSVLHGNCCIGQSNKVKDLRQFLEDWTIFFCNGNRERSFRQPMNCRRSVGWRPPRKHKRRG